A window from Bdellovibrionales bacterium encodes these proteins:
- a CDS encoding inositol monophosphatase produces the protein MDLGRALHVGLKACRLGREVLLKYIGNLQHISEKFQAGLVSEADKESEKVISDYLRKNFPSIEFLGEESSYEGAKVQLTSAGAQGRWILDPLDGTTNYIHQFPIFCISLGLEINGEIQVAVIDCPKMGETYTAVRGQGAFMNGKRLQISSASGLKDALLATGFVAEKQKVIEEQLRIFSDIVYKCRGVRRPGAAAYDLALVARGVFDGFWERNLQPWDSAAGMLLVEEAGGKVVTYRGKKYNPYKNSIIAGNAQVVDELQKTLAPYLSEETD, from the coding sequence ATAGATTTGGGACGAGCACTGCACGTGGGACTTAAGGCCTGCCGGCTCGGCCGCGAGGTCCTACTCAAATATATAGGCAACCTACAGCACATTTCCGAAAAATTTCAGGCTGGTTTGGTGAGTGAGGCAGACAAAGAATCTGAGAAAGTAATTTCAGATTATCTTAGGAAAAATTTTCCTAGTATTGAGTTTTTGGGCGAAGAGTCGAGCTACGAAGGGGCCAAAGTCCAGCTCACTTCGGCAGGTGCGCAGGGCCGCTGGATCCTCGACCCACTCGATGGAACGACGAACTATATTCATCAATTTCCAATTTTTTGCATCAGTCTAGGCTTGGAAATCAACGGTGAAATTCAAGTCGCCGTCATCGATTGTCCAAAGATGGGCGAGACTTACACCGCGGTTCGCGGGCAGGGTGCTTTCATGAATGGAAAAAGATTGCAGATCAGTTCTGCTTCGGGATTGAAAGATGCGCTTCTTGCGACTGGCTTTGTTGCCGAAAAACAAAAAGTCATCGAAGAGCAATTGCGAATTTTTTCGGACATTGTTTACAAGTGCCGTGGCGTGCGCAGACCCGGAGCCGCGGCCTATGATTTAGCTCTCGTAGCGCGTGGTGTGTTTGATGGTTTCTGGGAAAGAAACCTTCAGCCATGGGACAGCGCTGCCGGGATGTTACTTGTTGAGGAAGCCGGTGGAAAAGTGGTCACTTACCGCGGAAAGAAGTATAATCCCTATAAGAACTCAATCATCGCGGGCAATGCGCAGGTCGTGGATGAGCTTCAGAAAACGCTGGCGCCTTATCTGAGCGAAGAAACGGACTAG
- a CDS encoding SPOR domain-containing protein, producing the protein MGAKTDVIVKLVLVFFISLLSFSIGTFVGKKYSDNQHKLAALEPGKGEHGSREVASENEHGAATEHGEAAKEHGTTAKAGEGMSDEEIAKLAEEFVADDTTATTTASAHGEKATAETGHGEKAEKTVAKEETPATNAKTRSLEKAEPLSAAKNIAHGKAATAAVAEEKKAEKDTRVPSSIPKDVGQYSAGKFTVQVGSYAKEEEAQKIAGDLKSKGFSAFYIPATVKGQTWFRVSVGLFATPKEAQDYRTELMSKAKLNTALVQKIIQ; encoded by the coding sequence ATGGGCGCAAAAACGGACGTAATTGTTAAGTTAGTTCTCGTGTTTTTTATTTCGCTGTTGTCATTTTCCATCGGTACCTTCGTCGGTAAGAAGTACAGCGATAATCAACACAAACTTGCTGCCTTAGAACCAGGCAAAGGTGAGCATGGTTCACGCGAAGTCGCTTCTGAAAATGAACATGGTGCTGCCACTGAGCATGGCGAAGCTGCTAAAGAACACGGCACCACTGCTAAAGCCGGTGAAGGCATGAGCGATGAAGAAATCGCAAAACTGGCTGAAGAGTTCGTAGCGGACGATACAACTGCAACAACCACAGCTTCTGCTCATGGCGAAAAAGCGACGGCAGAAACGGGCCATGGCGAAAAAGCTGAAAAGACAGTCGCAAAAGAAGAAACTCCTGCGACCAACGCAAAAACTCGTTCACTTGAAAAAGCGGAGCCTTTGTCTGCAGCGAAAAATATCGCTCACGGCAAAGCTGCCACTGCAGCGGTTGCTGAAGAGAAAAAAGCTGAGAAAGACACTCGCGTTCCTTCCAGCATTCCAAAAGATGTCGGCCAATACTCTGCAGGTAAATTCACAGTTCAAGTAGGCTCTTACGCAAAAGAGGAAGAAGCTCAGAAAATCGCCGGCGATCTGAAATCTAAAGGCTTCAGCGCTTTCTACATCCCTGCGACAGTGAAAGGCCAAACTTGGTTCCGCGTCAGCGTAGGTCTTTTCGCAACTCCTAAAGAGGCGCAAGACTACAGAACAGAATTGATGAGCAAAGCGAAACTCAACACAGCTTTGGTTCAAAAAATCATTCAGTAA
- a CDS encoding UvrD-helicase domain-containing protein, with translation MDIFAKITNHLNPPQKEAVETLDGPILILAGAGSGKTRVLTHRMANIIARGAAGPDEILCVTFTNKAAKEMEHRIYKTLSDIGAPIRSQLWISTFHSFCVRILRQHITLLDYKNGFGIYDSSDQLSQIKKVMKVLNINDKMYPPKNFQGRISDAKMLALTPDELKKAGRPMMDPKTLEVYSMYEAEMKKANSLDFDDLLLKTYELFRMYPDILESYQDKFKYIMVDEYQDTNRIQYLLVQMLANKHHNLCVVGDEDQSIYSWRGADISNILNFEKDFPEAKVVKLEENYRSSSNIVTAATHVIKNNTQRKDKTLFTSNPEGDLIQVREEKNEYDEARFVAKTIQSMMDAGEGSYNDYAVFYRTNAQSRVLEEQLRTLGIPYRLIGGVKFYERMEIKDIISYMKLSVNPADDVAFKRVINVPTRGIGKTTVDKLEEFAIEQKLSLSIAAQKAIDTKLFNAGTTAKIRRFLEITEELQVSAGQFKLPEFYHILLDRTEYVNALKAEDSPEAQARIENLDELDNAITQFVKERGEESSLLSFLEEMALVADVDSLDYEANAVTLMTLHISKGLEFPYVFVVGLEENLFPSNRGVDESGNEDVEEERRLAYVGMTRARQKLWMTYTRVRRVWGQEQFNPPSRFIKEIPQKLVEFKSAIDAPRFLSRYGASGGGDYDDAVTHSPKFRQSKTDYDSQSFPDYDEGGGNGGSGYHKGMRVRHPTFGVGSVFATEGSGDDLKVSVMFADQTVKKFIVKYARLEKV, from the coding sequence ATGGATATTTTTGCAAAAATCACCAACCACCTAAATCCCCCCCAAAAAGAGGCCGTTGAGACCTTAGATGGCCCTATATTGATTCTGGCGGGTGCCGGGTCCGGAAAAACCAGGGTTTTAACCCATAGAATGGCCAATATTATCGCCCGTGGAGCTGCCGGTCCGGACGAAATCCTGTGCGTAACCTTTACCAACAAGGCTGCCAAAGAGATGGAGCACCGGATTTATAAGACCCTTTCGGACATTGGCGCCCCGATCCGTAGCCAGCTTTGGATCAGCACTTTCCATAGTTTCTGCGTCAGAATCCTTCGCCAGCACATCACGCTGCTAGATTATAAAAACGGCTTTGGGATCTATGACTCTTCAGACCAGTTGAGCCAGATCAAAAAGGTCATGAAGGTTCTGAATATCAACGACAAGATGTACCCGCCGAAGAACTTCCAGGGCCGCATCAGCGACGCGAAGATGCTGGCGCTGACTCCGGACGAGCTAAAAAAAGCCGGTCGTCCGATGATGGATCCGAAAACGCTCGAAGTGTACTCGATGTACGAAGCCGAAATGAAAAAGGCCAACAGCCTTGATTTCGACGACTTGTTGTTAAAGACCTACGAACTCTTCCGCATGTATCCGGACATCCTTGAGTCTTACCAGGATAAGTTCAAATACATCATGGTGGATGAGTATCAGGATACGAACCGTATTCAATACCTCCTCGTGCAAATGCTCGCGAACAAGCATCACAACCTTTGCGTGGTCGGTGACGAAGATCAGTCGATCTACAGCTGGCGTGGTGCGGATATTTCTAACATCCTGAACTTCGAAAAAGACTTCCCTGAAGCCAAGGTCGTTAAGCTTGAAGAGAACTATCGCTCTTCAAGCAACATCGTGACGGCCGCGACTCACGTGATTAAGAACAACACTCAACGAAAAGACAAGACGCTCTTTACGTCGAATCCCGAGGGTGATCTGATCCAAGTCCGCGAAGAAAAGAACGAGTACGACGAAGCGCGCTTTGTTGCTAAGACTATTCAAAGCATGATGGATGCCGGCGAAGGCTCGTACAATGACTACGCTGTTTTCTATCGGACCAATGCGCAGTCGCGCGTGCTCGAGGAACAGCTCCGAACTCTCGGCATTCCGTACCGACTTATCGGCGGCGTGAAGTTCTATGAGCGCATGGAGATCAAAGACATTATCTCTTACATGAAACTTTCCGTGAACCCGGCGGACGATGTCGCGTTTAAACGCGTGATCAACGTCCCGACCCGCGGTATCGGTAAAACGACGGTCGATAAACTCGAAGAGTTCGCAATCGAGCAAAAGCTAAGCCTCTCGATTGCGGCACAAAAAGCAATCGACACGAAGCTCTTTAATGCCGGAACGACCGCCAAAATCCGCCGCTTCCTTGAAATCACAGAAGAGCTGCAAGTTTCTGCGGGCCAGTTCAAGCTGCCTGAGTTCTATCACATCCTCTTGGATCGCACGGAATACGTGAATGCTCTGAAGGCCGAAGATTCTCCGGAAGCCCAAGCCCGAATCGAAAACTTAGATGAATTGGATAATGCCATCACTCAGTTCGTGAAAGAACGTGGCGAAGAAAGCTCACTCCTGTCCTTCCTTGAGGAGATGGCCTTGGTGGCCGACGTGGACTCACTCGATTATGAGGCCAATGCCGTCACACTGATGACTTTGCATATTTCCAAAGGTTTGGAGTTCCCTTACGTTTTTGTCGTCGGACTTGAAGAGAACCTCTTCCCGAGCAACCGTGGCGTCGATGAATCGGGCAACGAAGATGTCGAAGAAGAGCGCCGCTTGGCTTATGTAGGCATGACCCGCGCGCGCCAGAAGCTTTGGATGACATACACCCGTGTCCGCCGCGTTTGGGGACAGGAACAGTTCAATCCACCTTCGAGGTTTATTAAAGAAATTCCGCAAAAGCTCGTTGAATTTAAATCGGCTATCGATGCTCCACGTTTCTTGTCACGCTATGGTGCCTCAGGCGGCGGCGATTATGACGACGCGGTCACACATTCTCCTAAGTTCCGTCAAAGCAAGACGGATTATGATTCACAAAGCTTCCCGGACTACGATGAGGGCGGAGGCAATGGTGGCAGCGGTTACCATAAAGGCATGCGCGTGCGTCATCCGACCTTTGGTGTCGGCTCGGTGTTTGCGACGGAAGGTTCGGGCGATGATCTCAAAGTGAGCGTTATGTTCGCAGATCAGACGGTGAAAAAGTTTATTGTCAAATACGCTCGTCTGGAAAAAGTTTAG
- a CDS encoding hemolysin III family protein → MQYGERFNTISHLIATGFAAIGSIFALYLASEKHNMVELLSVAVYAITTVGLYSASTLYHSSHGTIKDLFRRMDYIGIYLKIAGNTTPFMIILMRGISGWATLAVIWGLALVGIIHEFNLGKKTRRYSLIIYGVMALAVLPVLKNLVDALPIQGFALIVAGYISYAIGFYFYMNDTRIKHGHGIWHIGVIGGTLFQYLCLILYVV, encoded by the coding sequence ATGCAGTACGGAGAGCGCTTTAATACCATCAGCCACCTTATTGCCACCGGCTTTGCCGCGATTGGCTCCATCTTTGCCCTTTACCTCGCCAGTGAAAAACACAATATGGTCGAGCTTCTGTCAGTCGCAGTTTACGCGATCACAACCGTGGGCCTCTACAGCGCTTCGACTTTGTATCACAGCTCGCACGGCACGATTAAAGATCTCTTTCGCAGAATGGATTACATCGGCATCTATTTAAAGATCGCCGGCAACACGACTCCTTTTATGATCATCCTCATGCGTGGAATCTCCGGTTGGGCGACGTTGGCTGTGATCTGGGGCCTTGCCCTTGTCGGCATTATCCATGAATTCAATCTTGGTAAGAAAACTCGCCGCTATTCGCTGATCATTTATGGTGTGATGGCATTGGCCGTTTTGCCTGTTCTAAAAAATCTTGTCGATGCTTTACCAATCCAAGGTTTTGCGCTGATTGTGGCGGGTTACATTTCTTATGCGATCGGGTTCTATTTTTACATGAACGACACTCGCATTAAGCACGGGCACGGGATTTGGCACATCGGAGTTATAGGTGGCACCCTGTTTCAGTACTTGTGCTTAATCCTTTACGTCGTCTAA
- a CDS encoding LEA type 2 family protein, which produces MLEKPKVSLAGISVKDADMNGATLVFNIAVENPNSVEIKVDKVNYKVFLNNKEITQASTDKAINIASKSTGNIDLPLPIEYRKVFSDLKELLFSESASYKIEGNAKMSLFSIPFSKEGSVKLR; this is translated from the coding sequence ATGCTAGAGAAACCAAAAGTGAGTCTTGCGGGGATCTCCGTCAAAGATGCCGACATGAATGGCGCGACGCTTGTATTTAATATCGCGGTTGAAAATCCCAACAGTGTTGAAATCAAAGTCGATAAAGTGAATTACAAAGTTTTTCTGAACAATAAAGAAATCACTCAAGCCTCCACCGACAAAGCTATTAACATCGCCAGTAAGTCCACAGGCAATATCGATTTGCCACTGCCGATTGAGTACCGAAAAGTTTTTAGCGACCTTAAAGAGTTGCTCTTTTCGGAGTCTGCGTCTTATAAAATCGAAGGCAACGCAAAGATGAGTTTGTTTTCAATTCCGTTTTCTAAGGAAGGTAGCGTAAAGCTGCGCTAG
- a CDS encoding KamA family radical SAM protein, with translation MKLQFNRAPKPDHIAASDWSRWTWQLQKSLKTQADFAATFDLSLEEREAFREGAEMFNIRTTPYYASLAGAHPADPIRRILMPNTLELATPTQAMLDPLGERRNNPAPRIIHRYPDRALFLITDICSVYCRYCTRKHFTGQEQAFIKQDEYTEALAYIKSHTGIREVILSGGDPLTVSDAQLDRTLFDLRKIDHVEIIRVGTRMPVVCPMRVSDDLVKILKKHKPVFLMSHFNHPRELTEEAATAVEMFVDNGIPVMNQMVLLNGVNNHPAIVQALSRRLLYLRAKPYYMFQCDPSRGTDHLRTSIEDSLEIQKELWGNLSGLAMPNLSVDIPDGGGKTYYVPNFETASSLEKRSYRGWDGVEADYVNPPVDRIIKPLDFEVYQEEWESLKRAKS, from the coding sequence ATGAAACTGCAGTTTAATCGAGCTCCAAAACCTGACCATATCGCCGCTTCTGATTGGAGCCGGTGGACTTGGCAGTTGCAAAAGAGCCTGAAAACTCAGGCGGACTTTGCGGCGACGTTTGATTTAAGCCTCGAAGAGCGCGAGGCCTTTCGTGAGGGCGCGGAGATGTTTAACATCCGCACGACTCCGTATTATGCGAGCCTCGCCGGAGCCCATCCTGCGGATCCGATCCGCCGAATCCTGATGCCGAACACTCTGGAGCTTGCGACACCGACGCAGGCGATGCTCGATCCTTTGGGAGAGCGCCGAAATAATCCCGCACCCAGAATCATTCATCGTTATCCGGATCGCGCACTGTTTTTGATCACTGATATTTGCAGCGTGTACTGCCGCTATTGCACTCGTAAGCATTTCACGGGCCAAGAGCAGGCCTTTATTAAGCAAGACGAGTACACAGAGGCTTTGGCTTACATCAAGTCTCACACGGGCATTCGTGAAGTGATCTTGTCAGGCGGAGACCCGCTGACTGTCAGCGATGCTCAGCTGGATCGCACGCTGTTTGATTTGCGTAAGATTGATCACGTTGAAATTATTCGTGTGGGAACTCGCATGCCCGTGGTGTGTCCAATGCGCGTGAGCGACGACCTGGTAAAAATCTTAAAGAAGCATAAGCCGGTCTTCTTGATGTCGCACTTCAATCATCCGCGCGAACTCACTGAAGAAGCGGCGACCGCTGTTGAGATGTTTGTTGATAACGGCATTCCGGTGATGAATCAGATGGTGTTACTAAACGGCGTGAACAATCATCCCGCGATCGTGCAGGCGTTATCTCGTAGATTACTCTATTTGCGTGCGAAGCCTTATTACATGTTCCAGTGCGATCCTTCGCGCGGGACGGATCACTTGCGCACGAGCATCGAAGATTCTCTTGAGATTCAAAAAGAGCTTTGGGGAAATCTGTCGGGCCTTGCAATGCCGAATCTGTCTGTGGATATCCCTGATGGTGGCGGCAAGACTTATTACGTTCCTAATTTTGAAACTGCGTCTTCACTTGAAAAGCGCAGTTATCGTGGCTGGGACGGAGTCGAAGCGGACTACGTGAACCCTCCGGTGGATCGAATTATTAAACCGCTCGATTTCGAAGTTTATCAAGAAGAGTGGGAATCACTCAAACGCGCTAAGAGCTAG
- a CDS encoding helix-turn-helix transcriptional regulator, protein MNPMSALANYLETIRVEKNITLEESARRSNMTPETYRQREKQPEKVPLYMLASMMNALDMKGEEFVEFSVLTSQHLWD, encoded by the coding sequence ATGAACCCTATGTCGGCACTGGCGAACTACCTGGAAACAATCCGGGTCGAAAAAAACATCACTCTTGAGGAATCTGCAAGAAGGTCAAATATGACTCCGGAAACCTATAGACAAAGAGAAAAGCAGCCCGAGAAGGTGCCGCTTTATATGTTGGCTTCTATGATGAACGCCCTAGATATGAAAGGCGAAGAATTCGTTGAATTCAGTGTCCTGACGTCCCAACATCTGTGGGACTAG
- a CDS encoding carbonic anhydrase produces MSLTKKLDLIDGFRKFRRKYFVLEKDLYLNLSSEGQSPKTLLIACSDSRVDPAILLSAEPGDLFVIRNVANLVPPYEEGGGHHGTSAAIEFAVNVLKVENVIVLGHAQCGGIAALAAGPSQADQGTFVRKWVTIADEAREKALQQVPIHDFKKFCQCCELESVKVSVKNLKTFPFIQKRLNEGNLSLSGWYFDLEDGKLLEYSEKSNKFIEL; encoded by the coding sequence ATGTCACTTACAAAAAAACTCGACCTTATCGATGGATTTAGAAAATTTCGCCGCAAGTACTTTGTACTTGAAAAGGATCTCTATCTGAATCTCAGCAGCGAGGGGCAAAGTCCCAAGACGCTCCTGATCGCCTGCAGTGATTCGCGTGTAGACCCTGCGATCTTATTATCGGCAGAACCTGGGGATTTGTTCGTGATTCGCAACGTGGCGAACCTTGTTCCTCCCTATGAAGAGGGCGGCGGTCACCATGGTACGAGTGCGGCGATCGAGTTTGCTGTGAACGTACTCAAAGTAGAGAATGTCATTGTCCTTGGTCATGCACAGTGTGGTGGTATTGCCGCGCTGGCGGCCGGCCCAAGTCAGGCAGATCAAGGAACATTTGTCCGTAAATGGGTGACCATTGCCGATGAGGCGCGTGAAAAAGCCCTTCAGCAAGTTCCTATCCATGACTTCAAGAAGTTCTGTCAATGTTGTGAGCTCGAGTCCGTGAAGGTCTCTGTGAAAAACTTGAAGACGTTCCCGTTCATTCAAAAGCGTTTGAACGAGGGCAATTTGTCGTTGTCAGGTTGGTACTTTGATCTCGAAGACGGCAAGCTTTTGGAATACTCAGAGAAGTCGAATAAGTTTATTGAGCTTTAG
- a CDS encoding co-chaperone GroES, with amino-acid sequence MTKKKGLNVAKGKVKKPVAKKSVAKKATPAKKTPAKKAAAKKVVAKKTAPAKATPKKAAPKKAAAKKPVAKKASVKKTAPVKTAAKKTAAKAAPVKATAMKATPAKPFSAPTVKKVDLSNFVTPLDDRVMVQLTGAEKMTAGGLYIPDTVADVSGNLQGFVVSVGRGHRNRKGHVRPMDLKVGDKVLFSEYAGSKLKVQDQDVLILRESDVLGVVG; translated from the coding sequence ATTACGAAGAAGAAAGGGCTAAACGTGGCCAAAGGTAAAGTAAAAAAGCCTGTAGCGAAAAAGTCTGTTGCTAAAAAAGCAACTCCTGCAAAGAAGACTCCGGCTAAGAAAGCCGCTGCGAAAAAAGTAGTTGCTAAGAAAACTGCACCTGCCAAGGCTACGCCTAAAAAGGCTGCACCGAAAAAAGCGGCTGCAAAAAAGCCCGTCGCTAAAAAGGCGTCTGTTAAAAAAACAGCTCCGGTGAAAACCGCGGCTAAGAAAACAGCGGCGAAGGCAGCGCCTGTTAAAGCCACTGCGATGAAGGCGACTCCTGCGAAACCTTTCTCAGCTCCTACAGTTAAAAAAGTAGATCTCAGCAATTTTGTGACTCCGTTGGATGACCGTGTAATGGTGCAATTGACGGGTGCTGAGAAAATGACTGCAGGTGGTTTGTACATCCCTGACACCGTAGCGGATGTTTCTGGCAACTTGCAGGGTTTTGTTGTGTCTGTGGGCCGCGGCCACCGCAACAGAAAAGGTCATGTTCGTCCGATGGATTTGAAAGTCGGCGATAAAGTTCTTTTCTCTGAGTACGCGGGTTCTAAATTAAAAGTTCAAGATCAAGATGTTCTGATTCTTCGCGAGAGCGATGTTCTCGGTGTCGTTGGTTAA
- a CDS encoding DUF507 family protein yields MISADRQNHLAHIVTDGVWGDDIVDFSDDDQALRAAKLAIAEFVKEDEALDQRAREKVASLKRNVMEGTPEWDVMYKKYYEEERAKRGQR; encoded by the coding sequence GTGATTTCAGCAGATCGCCAGAATCATCTGGCACACATCGTAACCGACGGCGTTTGGGGTGATGACATCGTGGACTTCTCAGACGATGACCAAGCCTTGCGTGCCGCAAAGCTGGCCATCGCTGAGTTTGTCAAAGAAGACGAAGCTCTCGATCAACGGGCCCGCGAAAAAGTGGCTTCCTTGAAACGAAATGTGATGGAAGGCACTCCGGAGTGGGACGTGATGTATAAAAAATATTACGAAGAAGAAAGGGCTAAACGTGGCCAAAGGTAA
- a CDS encoding DUF507 family protein, translating to MKLSSQQIQVLAEKILAQWKKQNLVVFKEDEKIVLARVVEIIKEDYDREAALDQDVNAMLDQLEKSNPGEFQRFKMFPILKQKLAKERKVIL from the coding sequence ATGAAATTATCCTCCCAACAAATTCAAGTCCTAGCTGAAAAAATTCTGGCTCAATGGAAAAAGCAAAATCTTGTTGTTTTTAAAGAAGATGAAAAGATTGTGCTTGCTCGAGTCGTGGAAATCATTAAAGAAGATTATGACCGAGAAGCGGCTTTAGACCAGGACGTCAATGCGATGTTAGACCAGCTCGAAAAGAGCAATCCAGGCGAGTTTCAGCGTTTTAAAATGTTTCCCATTCTAAAACAGAAACTCGCAAAAGAGAGAAAGGTGATCTTGTGA
- a CDS encoding PBP1A family penicillin-binding protein, whose translation MPRPGLKNIFLVFTIFVTLTIITLGAGISYAFFTLEDEMNQKLEAKRILLPTEYYAAPYRFYTPSLQTVDKSERVLQAQNYRARDYQQRLLPGDYLKANAPECRALFRIGEDVNFASCLAFVKKDIDPGQAQNDIRILLFDPEGKIQQIFKAFPLEVVNEVHLEAPLVAQYVGIDPIMQEEAPLGKIPPYCSNGVMAIEDPRFLEHQGVNYRGIFRAIIKNVTSGRMAQGGSTITQQLVKNYFLTNEKTIKRKLQEFVMAYMLESKFTKDQILETYLNIIYMGQNGPFQVRGFGSAARFYFNKDISTLNLSECALLAAVVNGPGVYNPFKQPVKAFSRRGLVLDKMVEHQFITAADAEAAKNLPLPTAQPRLATETAPYYLDAVRKQLQAQNIDIIGAKIYTAMDLESQQFAQEALKNHLSKLEEQNKMVKSQKEKGVTLEGAILSAEASTGLIQVAVGGRNYRLTQFNRAIDGHRQVGSTMKPFVYLAALESKDKDGKDFTPITPVKDEKFTIKYEGQTWSPNNYGSEYFGTVPMFFALKSSLNAATASIGLEVGLDKIINITESLGVTSTMKPFPAVTLGAFELYPKEVLQAYLALSKMGQKTDVSFVDHVVNMKGEEVFKFTPHSEQVQDAVAVASLVSMMKQTIASGTAKYVSASGFNRPAAGKTGTTSESRDVWFSGFTPYRTTIVWIGYDTSTQNKLTGASGAVPIWTDFMKRVTAEDPPDDFPWPEGTVKVTFDEKKLQEMNTPMKEPMSVDLIFKKGTEPGIFGF comes from the coding sequence ATGCCTCGCCCAGGATTAAAGAACATTTTCCTCGTATTTACAATCTTTGTGACGCTCACAATCATCACTCTTGGTGCGGGTATTTCTTACGCTTTCTTCACACTCGAAGATGAGATGAATCAGAAGCTCGAAGCCAAGCGCATTCTCCTCCCGACGGAGTACTATGCCGCCCCATATCGCTTCTACACTCCCTCACTTCAGACTGTGGATAAGTCTGAACGAGTGCTTCAAGCTCAAAACTACCGTGCCCGCGACTATCAACAGCGTCTCTTGCCAGGAGATTACCTCAAGGCAAATGCTCCTGAATGCCGCGCCCTGTTTCGAATTGGCGAGGACGTGAATTTTGCTTCTTGCTTGGCCTTTGTGAAGAAAGACATCGATCCTGGCCAGGCGCAGAATGATATTCGCATCTTGCTCTTTGATCCTGAAGGTAAAATTCAGCAAATTTTTAAGGCATTTCCTCTCGAAGTTGTTAACGAAGTGCATCTTGAAGCCCCTCTGGTGGCCCAATACGTAGGCATCGATCCGATCATGCAGGAGGAAGCTCCTCTCGGTAAGATTCCTCCGTACTGTTCCAATGGCGTGATGGCGATCGAAGATCCGCGCTTCTTAGAGCATCAAGGCGTCAACTATCGCGGGATTTTCAGAGCCATCATCAAGAACGTGACCTCGGGCCGCATGGCTCAAGGCGGAAGTACGATCACACAGCAACTCGTAAAGAACTACTTCCTGACGAACGAAAAGACCATCAAGCGTAAACTGCAAGAGTTCGTGATGGCCTACATGCTGGAATCAAAATTCACCAAAGATCAGATCCTCGAAACTTACCTGAATATTATCTACATGGGACAGAATGGTCCGTTTCAAGTTCGTGGCTTTGGTTCTGCGGCACGATTCTATTTCAACAAAGACATTTCGACTTTGAATTTGAGCGAGTGCGCATTGCTCGCAGCTGTTGTGAATGGCCCGGGTGTTTACAATCCGTTCAAACAACCGGTGAAAGCGTTCAGCCGCCGCGGTCTTGTGCTGGATAAAATGGTTGAGCATCAATTCATTACAGCCGCCGATGCCGAAGCGGCGAAGAATCTGCCTCTGCCAACGGCTCAGCCGCGATTGGCAACAGAGACAGCGCCTTACTACCTCGATGCCGTTCGTAAGCAATTGCAGGCGCAAAATATTGATATCATCGGCGCTAAGATCTACACCGCGATGGATCTCGAGTCCCAGCAATTTGCGCAAGAGGCTTTGAAAAACCATCTCTCCAAATTGGAAGAGCAGAACAAGATGGTGAAGTCGCAAAAAGAAAAAGGCGTGACTCTCGAGGGCGCGATTCTTTCTGCCGAAGCCAGCACGGGTCTTATTCAAGTGGCCGTGGGTGGGCGCAATTACCGTCTGACTCAGTTTAACCGCGCGATTGATGGTCACCGCCAAGTGGGTTCAACGATGAAGCCCTTTGTTTATTTGGCGGCGCTTGAATCAAAAGACAAAGATGGCAAGGACTTCACCCCGATCACTCCGGTGAAAGACGAAAAGTTCACGATCAAGTACGAAGGCCAAACATGGTCACCAAACAATTATGGCAGCGAATACTTCGGCACGGTTCCGATGTTCTTTGCACTGAAGAGCTCGCTGAATGCAGCGACAGCGTCCATTGGTTTGGAAGTCGGACTTGATAAGATCATCAACATCACTGAGTCCCTTGGCGTGACTTCAACGATGAAGCCATTCCCTGCTGTGACTCTGGGGGCGTTTGAACTTTATCCGAAAGAAGTTCTGCAGGCTTATTTGGCTCTCTCGAAAATGGGCCAGAAGACAGATGTCAGCTTCGTCGATCACGTTGTGAATATGAAGGGCGAAGAAGTTTTCAAATTCACTCCTCACTCTGAACAAGTTCAGGATGCGGTTGCGGTTGCGAGTCTCGTCAGCATGATGAAACAGACGATTGCCTCAGGAACAGCGAAGTATGTCAGCGCGAGCGGCTTCAACCGCCCGGCGGCCGGTAAAACGGGAACAACTTCTGAAAGCCGTGACGTTTGGTTCTCTGGCTTTACTCCTTATCGCACAACCATCGTGTGGATTGGTTACGACACCAGCACTCAGAATAAACTTACAGGTGCGAGCGGTGCTGTGCCTATCTGGACAGACTTCATGAAGCGCGTGACCGCCGAAGATCCACCGGATGATTTCCCATGGCCCGAAGGCACTGTGAAAGTCACTTTTGATGAAAAGAAACTTCAAGAGATGAACACGCCGATGAAAGAGCCCATGAGTGTCGACCTCATTTTCAAAAAAGGCACGGAGCCTGGGATTTTTGGATTTTAA